A window from Calliopsis andreniformis isolate RMS-2024a chromosome 5, iyCalAndr_principal, whole genome shotgun sequence encodes these proteins:
- the LOC143179840 gene encoding actin maturation protease isoform X2, which produces MCEKTEVSDADSLPPWAKITLTSAEAEIEKLIARNELKDAEVTYFCQVEPILQDGPQCGLVALAMASQEYTKPVSVSQLLAEARVRGFTQHGEVYSVDFMGTLAAEYFPDHRPDILVDLQQCPDTLTHALGNGAMVLIPYDSDFNHAPCLKRGHKAHWALLVGLISSRQGYHVLARHGKSRHLACWPLRDLIESNGNLEEEGTARHAGGYVIPKGGVGGQRGLRGRALALHPYK; this is translated from the exons ATGTGTGAGAAAACAGAAGTGAGCGATGCAGACTCCCTGCCACCTTGGGCCAAAATTACCCTTACCTCTGCAGAGGCTGAAATCGAGAAGCTGATAGCTAGAAATGAATTGAAGGATGCGGAAGTAACATATTTTTGTCAAGTTGAACCAATTTTGCAAGATGGTCCACA ATGCGGTTTGGTGGCCCTTGCTATGGCATCACAGGAATACACGAAACCAGTTTCTGTAAGCCAACTTCTGGCCGAAGCTCGTGTAAGAGGTTTCACGCAACATGGAGAAGTATACAGCGTTGATTTCATGGGCACGCTAGCAGCTGAATATTTTCCTGACCATAGACCAGATATTTTAGTAGATCTGCAGCAATGCCCTGATACATTAACACATGCTTTAGGAAACGGAGCAATGGTGTTAATTCCATATGATTCTGATTTTAATCACGCTCCATGTTTAAAAAGAGGCCATAAAGCCCACTGGGCATTACTTGTTGGCTTAATTTCATCGAG ACAAGGTTATCACGTCTTAGCGCGTCATGGAAAGTCACGTCATTTAGCTTGCTGGCCACTGCGCGATTtaattgaaagtaatggcaatttAGAGGAAGAAGGAACAGCGAGACACGCTGGAGGATACGTCATACCAAAGGGAGGAGTCGGAGGTCAGAGAGGTCTACGCGGTAGGGCACTGGCATTGCATCCATACAAATAA
- the LOC143179840 gene encoding actin maturation protease isoform X1, with translation MPAPPPPLSSLPEAPMCEKTEVSDADSLPPWAKITLTSAEAEIEKLIARNELKDAEVTYFCQVEPILQDGPQCGLVALAMASQEYTKPVSVSQLLAEARVRGFTQHGEVYSVDFMGTLAAEYFPDHRPDILVDLQQCPDTLTHALGNGAMVLIPYDSDFNHAPCLKRGHKAHWALLVGLISSRQGYHVLARHGKSRHLACWPLRDLIESNGNLEEEGTARHAGGYVIPKGGVGGQRGLRGRALALHPYK, from the exons ATGCCAGCACCGCCTCCACCTCTCTCAAGTTTGCCAGAGGCACCTATGTGTGAGAAAACAGAAGTGAGCGATGCAGACTCCCTGCCACCTTGGGCCAAAATTACCCTTACCTCTGCAGAGGCTGAAATCGAGAAGCTGATAGCTAGAAATGAATTGAAGGATGCGGAAGTAACATATTTTTGTCAAGTTGAACCAATTTTGCAAGATGGTCCACA ATGCGGTTTGGTGGCCCTTGCTATGGCATCACAGGAATACACGAAACCAGTTTCTGTAAGCCAACTTCTGGCCGAAGCTCGTGTAAGAGGTTTCACGCAACATGGAGAAGTATACAGCGTTGATTTCATGGGCACGCTAGCAGCTGAATATTTTCCTGACCATAGACCAGATATTTTAGTAGATCTGCAGCAATGCCCTGATACATTAACACATGCTTTAGGAAACGGAGCAATGGTGTTAATTCCATATGATTCTGATTTTAATCACGCTCCATGTTTAAAAAGAGGCCATAAAGCCCACTGGGCATTACTTGTTGGCTTAATTTCATCGAG ACAAGGTTATCACGTCTTAGCGCGTCATGGAAAGTCACGTCATTTAGCTTGCTGGCCACTGCGCGATTtaattgaaagtaatggcaatttAGAGGAAGAAGGAACAGCGAGACACGCTGGAGGATACGTCATACCAAAGGGAGGAGTCGGAGGTCAGAGAGGTCTACGCGGTAGGGCACTGGCATTGCATCCATACAAATAA
- the Csp3 gene encoding chemosensory protein 3, with translation MKLAVVCLLAFVAVTYVSARPDDKYTDKFDNIDVDQILNSDRLLTNYFKCLMGEGRCTAEGNELKKVLPDALETECKKCTARQQEVTRKVIKFLVDKKPEMWQKLVNKYDPEKKYRVKFEEEAKKEGIKV, from the exons ATGAAACTCGCAGTGGTTTGCTTGCTCGCGTTCGTGGCGGTCACCTACGTGTCCGCACGTCCTGATGATAAATACACGGACAAATTCGATAACATCGATGTGGACCAGATTTTGAATAGCGATCGTTTGCTGACCAATTACTTTAAATGCTTGATGGGCGAGGGAAGGTGCACCGCGGAAGGCAATGAGTTGAAGA AAGTTCTACCAGACGCCCTAGAGACCGAATGTAAGAAATGCACGGCAAGGCAGCAAGAGGTCACCAGGAAGGTCATCAAATTCCTTGTAGATAAAAAACCCGAAATGTGGCAGAAGCTCGTAAACAAATACGATCCTGAGAAGAAGTACAGAGTAAAATTCGAGGAGGAGGCGAAGAAAGAAGGAATCAAGGTTTGA
- the LOC143179844 gene encoding protein sneaky, with protein MPGLESTTNFGLRVERFKKNFFKFYSRNFPTLFHICYDPIGTHKKSRAVIGFLLGFFMAVLFYELIIVDLQFDKYTSFSLAVILTTMLSIGCATSIQVRCVCLLTIPAFFGRSGRSMLRALVLGYLIAGPFFNLMYNIKEVVRTFACTSQLTYNLTKTRFDLMFKPFQQAILAMKEDADEVKETLASVRELISPIVEEVEGEEEMLRLKEENDYLDELQGDTKRSKEIEQKHEQEIEKAKSEADVYEAKYKMKVETRCEEQLSRGAERCRDMFSDAYDKCYEKVTVFVAWLLCWPMKLTFVCNLVQALGGSSICDPTGKVDSGIGEGYYALKSARDELTSSLKNAKLQYKIKKPPVILDVQDAADAAKAVMYQFSARRRLFESIMVTLKRCLSFVFLKIILSAQTYHDKYLDDIEHDNIYVTPYFRRIDARRKARGSMTLLPLKKIEKQKFVDPYSLKPSKAEKFHLIGQIVKLLLEIISASTFLILDWLFYEVLDLIRRHAYMEYTQARQHDLSLEIRGTGVIASLIRSAVRGFNVKKHIKTVISNSACLPRPTKLPLIITLKIYGTFFGIFVLIFGSVYTQRTRRGICSFFYRKREKRRVLYLYNESLRRRIGFTRFMKAKVRRLVRTRRLEHDVDFWKALRTKNPEVFGWLRFFECARDRCLICGEVEPRRGPKYRPCTTPGCPFVHCAECWRDVGKICYACSDVPETDTEEYDTQRSDF; from the exons ATGCCTGGATTAGAGAGCACGACCAATTTTGGTCTTCGAGTCGAGAGATTCAAGAAAAACTTCTTTAAGTTTTACTCGAGGAACTTTCCAACCCTGTTTCACATCTGCTACGACCCAATAGGCACTCACAAAAAATCGCGCGCCGTCATAGGCTTCCTTCTTGGTTTCTTCATGGCTGTACTTTTCTATGAGTTAATCATCGTTGACCTGCAGTttgataaatacaccagcttcagTCTCGCTGTCATTCTCACTACTATGTTGTCGATTGGATGTGCCACTTCGATTCAG GTGAGATGCGTTTGTCTTCTGACGATTCCAGCTTTCTTTGGCAGATCAGGTCGTAGTATGCTGAGGGCACTGGTTTTAGGATATTTAATTGCTGGGCCTTTTTTTAATTTGATGTACAATATTAAAGAAGTCGTCAGAACTTTCGCTTGCACCTCTCAGCTGACTTACAATCTCACCAAGACTCGGTTTGATTTGATGTTCAAACCATTTCAGCAG GCTATACTCGCTATGAAAGAAGATGCAGACGAAGTGAAAGAGACTTTAGCTTCAGTGAGGGAACTGATCAGTCCAATCGTGGAAGAAGTGGAGGGTGAAGAAGAAATGTTACGATTAAAAGAAGAGAATGATTATCTGGATGAATTACAAGGCGATACGAAGAGAAGCAAAGAAATTGAACAAAAGCACGAGCAAGAAATTGAGAAAGCTAAATCGGAGGCTGATGTGTACGAGGCGAAGTACAAGATGAAGGTCGAAACTCGGTGTGAAGAACAGCTTAGTCGAGGTGCGGAAAGGTGTAG AGATATGTTCAGCGATGCTTACGATAAATGTTACGAAAAAGTTACCGTTTTCGTTGCCTGGCTCCTCTGTTGGCCAATGAAGCTGACTTTCGTCTGCAACCTCGTTCAGGCACTGGGTGGTTCGAGTATTTGCGATCCTACAGGAAAAGTTGACAGTGGTATCGGTGAAGGCTACTATGCCCTAAAAA GTGCCCGTGACGAGTTGACCAGTAGCCTAAAAAACGCGAAATTGCAGTACAAGATAAAGAAGCCTCCAGTGATTTTGGACGTGCAAGATGCTGCAGACGCAGCCAAAGCAGTAATGTATCAATTTTCCGCGCGAAGGAGGCTCTTCGAGTCTATAATGGTCACCCTGAAGAGGTGCTTGTCGTTCGTCTTTCTGAAGATCATTCTCAGCGCTCAAACCTACCACGACAAATACTTGGACGATATCGAGCATGATAATATATACGTGACGCCCTACTTCCGGAGAATCGACGCAAGAAGAAAAGCACGCGGTAGCATGACGCTGCTGCCATTGAAGAAGATCGAGAAGCAGAAATTCGTCGATCCTTACAGCCTGAAACCGAGCAAGGCCGAGAAGTTTCATCTGATAGGCCAAATTGTGAAATTATTGCTAGAAATAATCTCAGCCAGCACGTTCCTTATTTTGGATTGGCTCTTCTATGAAGTCTTGGATCTGATTAGAAGACACGCTTACATGGAGTACACGCAGGCAA GACAACACGACCTATCACTAGAGATCCGTGGCACAGGTGTAATAGCCTCTCTGATCAGAAGCGCAGTGCGCGGCTTCAATGTGAAGAAACACATAAAGACAGTCATCTCGAACAGTGCCTGTCTTCCAAGGCCAACGAAGCTCCCCCTTATCATAACCCTCAAGATCTATGGAACCTTCTTCGGGATCTTCGTCCTGATCTTCGGATCTGTCTACACGCAGAGAACTCGAAGAGGAATTTGCTCATTCTTCTATCGAAAAAGGGAGAAAAGACGTGTGCTCTATCTGTACAATGAGAGTCTGAGACGTAGAATCGGTTTCACGAGGTTCATGAAGGCGAAGGTGAGAAGGTTGGTGAGAACTCGTCGTCTGGAGCACGATGTGGACTTCTGGAAAGCTTTGAGGACGAAGAACCCTGAGGTCTTCGGGTGGCTCAGGTTCTTCGAGTGTGCTAGAGACAGGTGCCTGATTTGTGGGGAAGTGGAGCCTAGAAGGGGACCGAAGTATAGGCCGTGTACAACGCCAGGGTGTCCTTTCGTTCACTGTGCAGAGTGTTGGAGGGATGTTGGGAAAATCTGTTACGCTTGCAGTGATGTACCGGAAACTGATACGGAGGAATATGACACTCAGCGCAGTGATTTTTGA
- the Csp4 gene encoding chemosensory protein 4 — translation MKTVLIVLVPLIFSFVEVFSEDKYTTKYDNIDVDAVINSERLLNGYVNCLLDRGACTPDAAELKKNLPDALERNCSACSEKQKEFADKISQHLIDHKGEDWSLLEAKYDPSGAYRQRYLQNRAKERAID, via the exons ATGAAGACTGTTCTGATTGTTCTCGTGCCTTTGATCTTCTCGTTCGTGGAAGTCTTCAGCGAGGACAAGTATACAACGAAGTATGATAACATCGATGTGGACGCGGTTATCAACAGCGAAAGACTTCTGAATGGATATGTGAACTGTTTGTTGGATCGAGGTGCTTGCACCCCGGATGCAGCTGAACTCAAAA AAAACCTTCCTGATGCATTGGAACGCAACTGTTCAGCCTGCAGCGAGAAACAGAAAGAGTTTGCAGACAAAATTTCTCAGCATTTAATCGATCACAAAGGAGAGGATTGGAGTCTTCTCGAGGCGAAATACGACCCAAGTGGAGCCTACAGGCAGCGTTATCTTCAGAATCGAGCTAAAGAAAGAGCTATAGACTAA